The Gloeomargarita lithophora Alchichica-D10 genomic sequence NNNNNNNNNNNNNNNNNNNNNNNNNNNNNNNNNNNNNNNNNNNNNNNNNNNNNNNNNNNNNNNNNNNNNNNNNNNNNNNNNNNNNNNNNNNNNNNNNNNNNNNNNNNNNNNNNNNNNNNNNNNNNNNNNNNNNNNNNNNNNNNNNNNNNNNNNNNNNNNNNNNNNNNNNNNNNNNNNNNNNNNNNNNNNNNNNNNNNNNNNNNNNNNNNNNNNNNNNNNNNNNNNNNNNNNNNNNNNNNNNNNNNNNNNNNNNNNNNNNNNNNNNNNNNNNNNNNNNNNNNNNNNNNAAGCCACTACCGTAAAGCAACTGAACAACTAAGCGATGAACCCCAGACAGATGCAAAATAACAGCCTTCACCTCTTCAGGGGTCAAGACCGTAGGCAGATAGCGGGAACGCTTAGCTCGTACTGCATCAAGATTAAGGTCTAGTTCCAGATGCAAAACTTCACGGTAAAGGAACAATAGGGCACTGAGTGCCTGGTTTTGAGTCGAAGCGGCCACTTTCTCTTCAACAGCCAAATAGGTTAGAAAGGCATTGATTTCAGAGCCGCCTATATTTCGAGAATTTCTTCGGTGGTGAAAGTGGATGTAGCGGCGAATCCAGAGGAGATAGGATTTCTCCGTTTGATAGGAGTAGTGCTTGACACGGAGTACATCCCTAACTTGGTCAAGCAGTCGTTGGGGGTGGGCGGAAGAAAAGTTATCACTCATTGCGATGGATAAACAACTCTTAAAGATAATTATTACCCAAAAACTTGACTATACAACCATTTTTGGATATTATTACTTACTAACTTAAGAATACAACTCTAATAGGTTGCTTATGTTGTATATTGTCGGAGATACATATGTTGGGCTGCTTTCCGTTATCTGTAGGACAGTGCTTTCAGCTTTTCGGTGAGAACTCAATCTTTCATATAGCCATAGTTATCTGGGTTAGGGTAGGGTGCAGGGGTTCCACCCCTAGCTCCCCACTCCCCACTTTGATCCCGATGTCCTAACTTAGCTGACTACAGCTATGGCTGAAGAAAAATCATACACTGCTTGAGAGCTATTCAAAGCGCATCTTCTATGGACATCTGCCTTTCAATGCTAGGTAGTGGTCTAACATCAATGTAGTCTTGGGCAAACTTTTTAAGCCCTACATCTTCGCTATAGATGCACTTTGCGCCTCTTGCTATTGCTGTAGCAGTAATCATGAAATCAGCTTTCATTTCTGCTCTTGATATTCCACTCTCATCTTTAATTTGCTTTTTATTTCTCCACATTTCTGCAAAGTGAAGAGCAGCCTGTGTGTCAAAAGGCGGAACAATAAATCGACGGTGCATTAGTTCACTGAAAGCATTATGCAACCCTGGTTCTAAAGCACATAGAATTTCTGCAACCACCACCGACGGAACCATAATATCAATTCCGTTTTCTTCGCAAGTGTTGATTAGATATTTGGCTTTGTCTATGTTGTCTTCCTGCCCAGGAGTTGCTTGTCTCTTAACACCCCAAATGATTATCTGTGTATCAAAACAGACTAAATCCATTTACGCCTCCGACAG encodes the following:
- a CDS encoding phage integrase N-terminal SAM-like domain-containing protein, which encodes MSDNFSSAHPQRLLDQVRDVLRVKHYSYQTEKSYLLWIRRYIHFHHRRNSRNIGGSEINAFLTYLAVEEKVAASTQNQALSALLFLYREVLHLELDLNLDAVRAKRSRYLPTVLTPEEVKAVILHLSGVHRLVVQLLYGSG
- a CDS encoding type II toxin-antitoxin system VapC family toxin, producing the protein MDLVCFDTQIIIWGVKRQATPGQEDNIDKAKYLINTCEENGIDIMVPSVVVAEILCALEPGLHNAFSELMHRRFIVPPFDTQAALHFAEMWRNKKQIKDESGISRAEMKADFMITATAIARGAKCIYSEDVGLKKFAQDYIDVRPLPSIERQMSIEDAL